The following are encoded together in the Deinococcus soli (ex Cha et al. 2016) genome:
- a CDS encoding glycosyltransferase has product MSIPVSLPSTTLGWVLLIIVTLLLLKAVLTVTLAFAHARTAARRRARAQGAPLPGVSVMIAAYNEEVGIADTLRSVLAQHGPALQVLVVDDGSTDATAAIAEDFARTDPRVTVLRKPNGGKASALNLAAEHLRYPVAVSVDADSALASGTLAALARHFHDPRVGAVAGDVRVAGPVTSLTQMQNLEYSVGQQMEKRAQDMLGAVSVVPGAAGAFRSDLIRRLRYSHDTITEDMDLTVAIAAEGYEVRFEPGALSYTEPPVDLRSLWRQRMRWMYGTFQVMGKYRHLIMTPRGGRLGWLTLPYVLVYGLTLGGAGPIFDLAALVLLTQHLNDALLPLLLNVGADVAVAAAALLLGRQSLRPLLITPTQRLFLRPFVSLVVIMTCVTFLRRRNVQWNKLPRVGLRLPGADPTREPLPQAGD; this is encoded by the coding sequence ATGTCTATTCCGGTTTCTTTGCCGTCCACCACGCTGGGCTGGGTGCTGCTCATCATCGTGACTTTGCTGCTTCTCAAGGCCGTCCTGACGGTTACGCTGGCCTTCGCGCACGCCCGCACTGCCGCCCGCCGACGCGCCCGCGCCCAGGGCGCCCCACTGCCCGGCGTGAGCGTCATGATCGCCGCGTACAACGAGGAGGTGGGCATCGCCGACACCCTGCGGTCCGTGCTGGCCCAGCACGGCCCGGCGTTGCAGGTGCTCGTCGTGGACGACGGCTCGACCGACGCCACCGCCGCCATCGCCGAGGACTTCGCCCGCACCGACCCGCGCGTCACGGTGCTGCGGAAACCCAACGGCGGGAAGGCCAGCGCCCTGAACCTCGCCGCCGAACACCTGAGATATCCGGTCGCGGTCAGCGTGGACGCCGACTCGGCCCTGGCCTCCGGCACACTGGCCGCCCTGGCCCGGCACTTCCACGACCCCCGCGTGGGCGCGGTTGCCGGGGACGTGCGCGTCGCCGGTCCGGTCACGTCCCTGACGCAGATGCAGAACCTGGAGTACAGCGTCGGCCAGCAGATGGAAAAACGTGCCCAGGACATGCTCGGCGCCGTCAGCGTCGTCCCGGGCGCCGCCGGGGCGTTCCGCAGCGACCTGATCCGCCGCCTGCGCTACAGCCACGACACCATCACCGAGGACATGGACCTGACCGTCGCCATCGCTGCTGAAGGCTACGAGGTGCGCTTCGAACCTGGCGCCCTGAGCTACACCGAACCCCCCGTGGACCTGCGCAGCCTGTGGCGGCAGCGGATGCGCTGGATGTACGGCACCTTCCAGGTCATGGGCAAGTACCGCCACCTGATCATGACCCCCAGGGGCGGCCGCCTGGGCTGGCTGACCCTGCCGTACGTGCTGGTCTACGGCCTGACCCTGGGCGGCGCAGGCCCGATCTTCGACCTCGCCGCGCTGGTCCTGCTGACGCAGCACCTGAACGACGCGCTGCTGCCCCTGCTGCTCAACGTCGGCGCGGACGTCGCCGTGGCCGCCGCCGCCCTGCTGCTGGGCCGCCAGTCCCTGCGACCCCTGCTGATCACCCCCACACAGCGCCTGTTCCTGCGGCCGTTCGTCTCGCTGGTCGTGATCATGACCTGCGTGACGTTCCTGCGCCGCCGGAACGTCCAGTGGAACAAGCTGCCCCGCGTGGGCCTGCGCCTGCCCGGCGCCGACCCCACCCGCGAGCCCCTGCCGCAGGCGGGCGACTGA
- a CDS encoding DegV family protein, with amino-acid sequence MTPTPRFGVVTDGGLDVYPTLHGDVPVAPFAVNFGSTTYRMTEITREELYRQLQTNPTHPTSAQPTPQDWMTAMQAPGTPDVLAVTTSAALSGSHNSADQARQLLQEQGGPQVTLHDSGTLSAALAFQMHAAVTAAERGLSTEQAREWMRAVHAETELYFTIETLEYLRRGGRIGRVQAAVGGLLNLKPVVTVDKAAGTYTNAARARSYRGAIQALTEQVTRRFGEGTPLRVGLLFGDHPEDADTALTQLTARHPIVWSDRAGVNPVLSVHVGPRALGLAAAPGAWPWER; translated from the coding sequence ATGACCCCCACCCCCCGCTTCGGCGTCGTCACCGACGGCGGCCTCGACGTCTACCCCACCCTGCATGGCGACGTGCCGGTGGCCCCATTTGCCGTGAACTTCGGCAGCACCACCTACCGCATGACCGAGATCACCCGCGAGGAGCTTTACCGGCAGCTTCAGACGAACCCCACCCACCCCACCAGTGCCCAGCCCACCCCGCAGGACTGGATGACCGCCATGCAGGCCCCGGGCACGCCCGACGTGCTGGCCGTCACGACCAGCGCCGCCCTGAGCGGCAGTCACAACTCCGCCGATCAGGCCCGGCAGCTCCTTCAGGAACAGGGTGGGCCGCAGGTCACATTGCATGACAGCGGCACACTGAGTGCCGCGCTGGCCTTCCAGATGCACGCCGCAGTCACGGCGGCGGAGCGCGGTCTGAGCACCGAACAGGCCCGCGAGTGGATGCGCGCCGTGCACGCCGAGACGGAACTGTACTTCACCATCGAGACGCTGGAATACCTGCGCCGGGGCGGCCGGATCGGACGCGTGCAGGCGGCCGTGGGCGGCCTGCTGAACCTCAAGCCGGTCGTGACGGTGGACAAGGCCGCCGGAACGTACACGAACGCCGCGCGGGCCCGCTCGTACCGCGGCGCGATCCAGGCCCTCACCGAGCAGGTCACCCGCCGCTTCGGCGAGGGCACGCCGCTGCGCGTGGGCCTGCTGTTCGGCGATCACCCCGAGGACGCCGACACGGCCCTCACGCAGCTCACGGCGCGCCATCCCATCGTGTGGTCCGACCGTGCGGGCGTGAACCCGGTCCTGAGTGTCCACGTCGGCCCGCGCGCCCTGGGGCTGGCCGCCGCGCCAGGCGCGTGGCCCTGGGAGCGCTGA
- a CDS encoding NAD(P)-dependent oxidoreductase encodes MMTTLAFLGLGAMGDPMAAHLATHARAHGHRVLVWNRTHAKAGAHARAHGTQAATLTEVAAADVIFTCLPTSAEVDEVMSQMRPHLRPGATWVDCTSGHPDAATRQAAELAALGVTFLDAPVSGGTVGAQQGRLTVMVGGDAAALEAVRPHLAFAGKVVHVGGTGAGFAVKAVNNALLGVTLWATGEGLAVLGRAGVNLGAALDVINASSGRSNASENLIPQRVLTREFPATFALGLLAKDAGIAVDLTQGVQGSAPVLAQVAALLRAAQHVVGAHEDHTAALKLIEAMNAKEIR; translated from the coding sequence CTGATGACCACACTTGCCTTCCTTGGCCTGGGCGCCATGGGCGACCCGATGGCCGCGCACCTCGCCACGCACGCCCGCGCGCACGGGCACCGCGTCCTGGTCTGGAACCGCACCCACGCAAAGGCCGGGGCGCACGCCCGCGCGCACGGCACCCAGGCCGCCACGCTGACCGAGGTCGCGGCGGCCGACGTGATCTTCACCTGCCTGCCCACCAGCGCCGAGGTGGACGAGGTCATGAGCCAGATGCGCCCCCACCTGCGCCCCGGCGCGACCTGGGTGGACTGCACCAGTGGGCACCCGGACGCCGCCACGCGACAGGCCGCCGAACTGGCTGCACTGGGCGTGACCTTCCTGGACGCCCCGGTCAGCGGGGGGACGGTCGGCGCGCAGCAGGGCCGCCTGACCGTCATGGTCGGCGGCGACGCCGCCGCGCTGGAGGCCGTGCGGCCCCACCTGGCCTTCGCGGGCAAGGTCGTGCACGTCGGCGGGACTGGCGCGGGCTTCGCCGTGAAGGCCGTGAACAACGCCCTGCTGGGCGTGACCCTCTGGGCAACCGGCGAGGGCCTGGCCGTGCTGGGCCGCGCCGGCGTGAACCTGGGCGCGGCGCTGGACGTCATCAACGCCAGCAGCGGCCGCAGCAACGCCAGCGAGAACCTCATCCCGCAGCGCGTCCTGACCCGCGAGTTCCCCGCCACCTTCGCGCTGGGCCTGCTCGCCAAGGACGCCGGCATCGCCGTGGACCTCACCCAGGGCGTGCAGGGCAGCGCGCCGGTCCTCGCGCAGGTCGCGGCCCTGCTGCGCGCCGCCCAGCACGTCGTCGGCGCGCACGAGGACCACACGGCCGCCCTGAAACTCATCGAGGCAATGAACGCCAAGGAGATCCGATGA
- a CDS encoding SDR family oxidoreductase, with product MTTSMHGRRVLITGATGGIGLITARELVTRGAHVTIVGRNPDKTTQVARDIGAQATLLADLSELAQVQRAAQEFTARGGGLDVLINNAGAFFTTRQETREGIEQTWALNHLSPFLLTRELLPLLRAGTAPRVVTVASAAHMMGRVRLDDPEFRRGYGGWAAYAQSKLANVLFARELARREPGIQSNSLHPGMVATGFAHNNGGWVSRAYRIVDRFAITPEQGAQTTIHLAADPVTVSGRYFSDSRETTPAPQAQDDGTALRLWDLSEATVDAHLR from the coding sequence ATGACGACCAGCATGCATGGCCGCCGCGTCCTGATCACCGGGGCCACCGGCGGGATCGGCCTGATCACCGCCCGCGAACTTGTGACGCGTGGCGCGCACGTGACCATCGTGGGCCGCAACCCGGACAAGACCACGCAGGTCGCCCGGGACATCGGCGCGCAGGCGACGTTGCTCGCCGACCTGAGCGAACTGGCACAGGTGCAGCGGGCCGCGCAGGAGTTCACGGCGCGCGGGGGGGGCCTGGACGTCCTGATCAACAACGCCGGGGCGTTCTTCACCACCCGGCAGGAGACCCGCGAGGGCATCGAGCAGACCTGGGCACTGAACCACCTCTCGCCGTTCCTGCTGACCCGCGAACTGCTGCCGCTGCTGCGCGCCGGAACCGCCCCCCGGGTCGTGACGGTCGCGTCCGCCGCGCACATGATGGGCCGCGTGCGCCTGGACGACCCGGAATTCCGCCGCGGGTACGGCGGGTGGGCGGCGTACGCGCAGAGCAAGCTGGCGAACGTCCTGTTCGCGCGGGAACTCGCGCGGCGCGAGCCCGGCATCCAGAGCAACAGCCTGCACCCGGGCATGGTCGCCACGGGCTTCGCGCACAACAATGGCGGCTGGGTCAGCCGCGCCTACCGCATCGTGGACCGCTTCGCGATCACGCCCGAGCAGGGCGCGCAGACGACCATTCACCTCGCCGCCGATCCGGTAACTGTCAGCGGGCGGTACTTCAGCGACTCGCGCGAGACCACGCCCGCACCGCAGGCGCAGGATGACGGCACGGCCCTGCGCCTGTGGGACCTGAGCGAGGCGACCGTGGACGCGCACCTGCGCTGA
- a CDS encoding TetR/AcrR family transcriptional regulator, whose product MNAPASPTPRRRLPSADRRQQILGGSEFLFTTQGFEAVSMGDIAAHLNISRPTVYAYFTSTADILSELLDLRLTEFEERLAPLLRDLNAQPRPFATILSQLIEERPLLTLLQSGSGPAFTERRLAVFHDLETRLQHHVTPPAGRGRTPYLLTCLTLLLQATATHAITANLGPAQVAALADTLDRFVQAGLQGAAPGPT is encoded by the coding sequence ATGAATGCCCCCGCTTCTCCCACGCCCCGGCGACGCCTGCCCTCCGCCGACCGGCGCCAGCAGATCCTGGGCGGCAGCGAGTTCCTCTTTACCACCCAGGGGTTCGAGGCGGTCAGCATGGGCGATATCGCCGCCCACCTGAACATCTCCCGCCCCACCGTGTACGCCTACTTCACCTCGACCGCCGACATCCTGAGCGAACTGCTCGACCTGCGCCTGACCGAGTTCGAGGAGCGTCTGGCGCCGCTGCTGCGCGACCTGAACGCCCAGCCCCGGCCGTTCGCCACGATCCTCTCGCAGCTCATTGAGGAACGCCCCCTGCTGACCCTGCTGCAGAGCGGCAGCGGGCCCGCCTTCACCGAACGCCGTCTGGCGGTCTTCCACGACCTCGAAACGCGCCTCCAGCACCACGTCACCCCCCCGGCAGGACGCGGGCGCACGCCGTACCTGCTGACCTGCCTGACCCTGCTGCTTCAGGCGACCGCCACCCACGCCATCACCGCGAACCTCGGACCGGCGCAGGTCGCGGCGCTGGCCGACACCCTCGACCGCTTCGTGCAGGCCGGCCTTCAGGGTGCGGCGCCCGGGCCGACATGA
- a CDS encoding YhgE/Pip domain-containing protein produces MTQSPPPRPSLRDSYRTLSPAERGLWRYPIMWAAALAFLFIPIIYVGVYLMSVWDPTGNLDQLPAALVNLDQGTVSRGEKINVGQDLVKELRDDPPVNFRTYPSVQAAQQAVRDGEVYFALTIPADFSQKAVAGSSAQHGLLGLYRAPGLNYYASTVADRVAGTIATNLNATLGENRWDVVQTSLQDVQEGFADIRDATRKLADGAQSLTDGTRKLNTGAGDLQTGAGKLAVGADKLAGGAGTLSGGVTRLTGGVTQLSSGLRQLEQAAPGKKELQPLREGAAQLTTGATSLSGGLTKLAAGGDQLAAGAGKLSAGATQVAGGNAQLATQLPQMAAGLGDLNKGAQQLSGGAEQLRSGVASGLKPAVDGAAQLQAGAQKLSGGLGQARGGAQKAADGAGQLAAGLPKLSSSLGQLQTGAQTLAGGAGQLGTAVKGTPAAPGAATLQTGATQLAGGLGQAQAAAQTASSGAQALATQLPGLVSGLGDLQTGASQLQAGADKLQAGLTSGSKSLQDGAAQVQSGAQKLAQGAASAQAGAQKAVTGAQQLALGSRQVQSGAQSLQSGARTLADNTRKAAQGAQSLAGGAKDFQAGVNTLADGNEKIKGALGQITAKLPAQKDLNSLNSGGKTLASSARQLAEGAASLQDGTRTLKNGAGDLLDGAQTLTDGLNELHDRVPASIEQLGGDPTGLAESVQVRITNFADVPNNGNAFAPYFIALALWVGATMTTFIFPYLLLPESGRQTRQAARVARKLTQPLLIVLGQAIIVVIGVRLMGVQFATPGQVILTTLAGSVTFLLVILALNLLIGPAGRILALVLLIVQLAASGGSYPVELSNPFFQTLHNVIPVTDVINALRHAMFGAFEGQYWTFMGRMAAVALVSLTVALLSRRRWVYTDDRNFRSPIITDVG; encoded by the coding sequence ATGACCCAGTCCCCACCCCCCCGCCCCTCCCTGCGCGACAGCTACCGCACCCTGAGCCCGGCCGAACGCGGCCTGTGGCGCTACCCGATCATGTGGGCCGCCGCGCTGGCCTTCCTGTTCATTCCCATCATCTACGTCGGCGTGTACCTCATGAGCGTGTGGGACCCCACCGGGAACTTGGACCAGCTGCCCGCCGCCCTCGTGAACCTCGACCAGGGGACCGTCTCACGCGGCGAGAAGATCAATGTCGGACAGGACCTCGTCAAGGAACTGCGCGACGATCCCCCGGTGAACTTCCGCACCTACCCCAGCGTACAGGCCGCCCAGCAGGCCGTCCGAGACGGAGAGGTCTACTTCGCGCTGACCATCCCCGCCGACTTCAGCCAGAAGGCCGTCGCGGGCAGCAGCGCGCAGCACGGCCTGCTGGGGCTGTACCGCGCGCCGGGCCTGAACTACTACGCCAGCACCGTCGCCGACCGCGTGGCAGGCACCATCGCCACCAACCTGAACGCCACACTCGGCGAGAACCGCTGGGACGTCGTCCAGACCAGCCTCCAGGACGTGCAGGAGGGCTTTGCGGACATCCGCGACGCCACCCGCAAACTCGCCGACGGCGCCCAGAGCCTCACTGACGGCACCCGCAAGCTGAACACCGGCGCGGGCGACCTCCAGACCGGTGCGGGCAAACTCGCAGTCGGCGCGGACAAACTGGCCGGAGGCGCCGGAACCCTCAGCGGGGGCGTCACCCGCCTGACCGGCGGCGTCACCCAGCTGAGCAGCGGCCTGCGCCAGCTGGAACAGGCCGCCCCCGGCAAAAAAGAACTGCAACCCCTGCGCGAGGGCGCGGCGCAACTGACCACCGGAGCGACCAGCCTGAGCGGCGGCCTGACCAAACTCGCCGCCGGGGGCGACCAGCTCGCCGCAGGCGCCGGGAAACTGAGTGCCGGGGCCACCCAGGTCGCCGGCGGCAACGCCCAGCTGGCCACGCAACTCCCGCAGATGGCGGCCGGCCTGGGCGACCTGAACAAGGGTGCCCAGCAGCTCAGCGGCGGCGCCGAGCAGCTGCGCAGTGGCGTCGCCAGCGGCCTGAAACCCGCTGTGGACGGCGCCGCGCAGCTTCAGGCCGGTGCCCAGAAACTCAGCGGCGGTCTCGGGCAGGCCAGAGGCGGGGCGCAGAAGGCCGCCGACGGCGCCGGGCAACTCGCCGCCGGACTGCCGAAACTGAGCAGCAGCCTCGGGCAGCTCCAGACCGGGGCGCAGACCCTCGCCGGGGGGGCCGGGCAGCTCGGCACCGCCGTGAAGGGCACGCCCGCCGCCCCCGGCGCGGCTACCCTCCAGACCGGCGCCACGCAGCTCGCAGGCGGACTGGGTCAGGCGCAGGCAGCCGCGCAGACCGCCAGCAGCGGCGCCCAGGCGCTCGCCACGCAGCTTCCTGGCCTCGTGAGCGGCCTGGGTGACCTTCAGACCGGCGCCAGCCAGCTTCAGGCGGGTGCCGACAAGTTGCAGGCGGGCCTGACCAGTGGCAGCAAGAGCCTTCAGGACGGCGCCGCGCAGGTGCAGAGCGGCGCTCAGAAACTCGCCCAGGGCGCCGCGAGCGCCCAGGCCGGGGCGCAGAAGGCCGTGACCGGCGCGCAGCAGCTCGCGCTGGGCAGCAGACAGGTCCAGAGCGGGGCGCAGAGCCTCCAGAGCGGCGCCAGGACCCTCGCGGATAACACCCGCAAGGCCGCGCAGGGTGCCCAGAGCCTCGCGGGCGGCGCGAAGGACTTCCAGGCGGGCGTGAACACCCTCGCGGACGGCAACGAGAAGATCAAGGGCGCGCTGGGGCAGATCACCGCGAAACTCCCCGCGCAGAAGGACCTGAACAGTCTCAACAGTGGCGGGAAGACCCTCGCCAGCAGCGCCCGGCAGCTTGCGGAGGGCGCCGCCAGCCTCCAGGACGGCACCCGCACCCTGAAAAACGGCGCCGGGGACCTCTTGGATGGCGCGCAGACACTCACCGACGGCCTGAACGAACTGCACGACAGGGTTCCCGCCAGCATCGAGCAACTGGGCGGCGACCCCACCGGCCTCGCCGAGAGCGTGCAGGTGCGCATCACCAACTTCGCGGACGTCCCCAACAACGGCAACGCCTTCGCGCCGTACTTCATCGCGCTGGCCCTGTGGGTGGGCGCCACCATGACCACCTTCATCTTCCCGTACCTGCTGCTCCCCGAGAGTGGCCGCCAGACCCGGCAGGCTGCCCGCGTGGCCCGCAAGCTCACGCAGCCGCTCCTGATCGTGCTGGGGCAGGCCATCATCGTCGTGATCGGCGTGCGCCTGATGGGCGTGCAGTTCGCCACCCCCGGGCAGGTCATCCTGACCACCCTGGCGGGCAGCGTCACCTTCCTGCTGGTCATCCTGGCGCTGAACCTCCTGATCGGCCCCGCCGGGCGCATCCTGGCCCTGGTGCTGCTGATCGTGCAGCTCGCCGCGAGCGGCGGCAGCTACCCGGTGGAACTCAGCAACCCGTTCTTCCAGACGCTGCACAACGTCATCCCCGTCACGGACGTCATCAACGCCCTGCGCCACGCCATGTTCGGCGCGTTCGAAGGGCAGTACTGGACGTTCATGGGCCGCATGGCTGCCGTCGCGCTCGTCAGCCTGACCGTGGCGCTGCTCAGCCGCCGCCGCTGGGTGTACACCGACGACCGGAACTTCCGCTCCCCGATCATCACCGACGTCGGCTGA
- a CDS encoding MFS transporter, with product MTAVSSSRPRVSPWVLSAFWFGSAFHWLLLLTILMPTNVVSFVGEAQKGTYLGALTAIGAVIALVVPPLVGAHSDRTGRRLPYLKLGVGVNLAGLAVMGVAVATLGGMTGFWVYLLGFLLVQLGNNYATAPYSALIPQLVPPELRGRYSGIMGMLQATAQLLGAVAGIAIGQLGLPQVVGFVLIALTLVVPAVITMRGVPEGDAPPARTGESMPWTQLFTFKPFLWVFITRVLFALGQYSVQPFLQYYAGDVLRQRNEVLSSSLMLACIIVASILSAVVGGQLSDRIGRKPVIYVAGTTMAVAALLLLLAPNFGAALALSVAFGLGFGAFTSVDWALGSDAMPSEKSYARDMGIWHVAFVAPQFVGLPQGQLLDWGNAQGGNLGYTLVFGIAAAFFLLGVILVRNVPDTRKAAA from the coding sequence ATGACTGCCGTGTCCTCTTCACGCCCCCGGGTGAGTCCCTGGGTGCTGTCCGCGTTCTGGTTCGGTTCCGCCTTCCACTGGCTGCTGCTGCTGACGATCCTGATGCCCACGAACGTGGTGAGTTTCGTGGGCGAGGCGCAGAAAGGGACGTACCTGGGGGCACTGACCGCCATCGGGGCGGTCATCGCGCTGGTCGTGCCGCCACTGGTGGGCGCGCACAGTGACCGGACCGGGCGGCGCCTGCCGTACCTGAAGCTGGGTGTGGGCGTGAACCTCGCGGGCCTTGCGGTGATGGGCGTGGCGGTCGCGACGCTGGGCGGCATGACGGGCTTCTGGGTGTACCTGTTGGGGTTCCTGCTGGTGCAGTTGGGGAACAACTACGCGACGGCACCGTACTCGGCGTTGATTCCGCAGCTGGTGCCGCCGGAACTGCGCGGGCGCTACAGCGGGATCATGGGGATGCTACAGGCGACCGCGCAGCTGCTGGGCGCCGTGGCGGGTATCGCGATCGGGCAGCTGGGCCTGCCGCAGGTGGTGGGCTTCGTGCTGATCGCGCTGACACTGGTCGTCCCGGCCGTCATCACGATGCGCGGCGTGCCGGAGGGGGACGCGCCGCCCGCCCGGACCGGCGAGAGCATGCCGTGGACGCAGCTGTTCACGTTCAAGCCGTTCCTGTGGGTGTTCATCACGCGGGTGCTGTTCGCGCTGGGGCAGTACAGCGTGCAGCCGTTCCTGCAGTACTACGCCGGGGACGTGCTGCGCCAGCGCAACGAGGTCCTGAGCAGTTCGCTGATGCTGGCGTGCATCATCGTGGCGAGCATCCTGTCGGCGGTCGTGGGCGGGCAGCTGAGTGACCGCATTGGCCGCAAGCCCGTGATCTACGTGGCCGGGACGACCATGGCCGTGGCGGCGCTGCTGCTGCTGCTCGCACCGAACTTCGGGGCGGCGCTGGCGCTGTCGGTGGCGTTCGGGCTGGGCTTCGGGGCGTTCACGAGCGTGGACTGGGCGCTGGGCAGCGACGCCATGCCCAGCGAGAAGAGTTACGCGAGGGACATGGGCATCTGGCATGTGGCGTTCGTCGCGCCGCAGTTCGTGGGTCTGCCGCAGGGGCAGCTGCTCGACTGGGGGAACGCGCAGGGCGGGAACCTGGGGTACACGCTGGTGTTCGGGATCGCGGCGGCGTTCTTCCTGCTGGGCGTGATCCTGGTGCGGAACGTGCCCGACACCCGCAAAGCTGCGGCCTGA
- a CDS encoding RluA family pseudouridine synthase — protein MTGRAPLLPPTEKPRIILDHPDFYVVHKPALWLTHPVRARVDVPDLLTFMRRETGEADLAPPHRLDRETSGAQVLSRDREAAQRFFTLFKTHLVGKTYLALVHGSPDWERRTLDAPLGDLGLGGANRIAIRQGVVPDGRPAVTDFRVVARRAGHALIEAYPRSGRLHQIRAHLSHLGLPMVGDKIYGRDPGVFLRFMEEGQTPELTARLGLARQALHAARVAFPWAGAQVAASVPLAPDLQAYWDALPEGV, from the coding sequence GTGACGGGGCGCGCGCCCCTGCTGCCGCCCACCGAGAAGCCGCGCATCATCCTCGATCACCCTGATTTCTACGTGGTGCACAAGCCCGCGCTGTGGCTGACGCATCCGGTGCGGGCGCGGGTGGACGTGCCGGACCTGCTGACGTTCATGCGGCGAGAGACGGGCGAGGCGGATCTGGCCCCCCCGCACCGCCTGGACCGCGAGACGAGCGGCGCGCAGGTCCTCTCGCGGGACCGGGAGGCGGCGCAGCGGTTCTTCACGCTGTTCAAGACGCATCTGGTCGGCAAGACGTACCTCGCGCTCGTGCATGGCTCGCCGGACTGGGAGCGGCGCACGCTGGACGCCCCGCTGGGCGACCTGGGCCTGGGCGGCGCGAACCGCATCGCGATCCGGCAGGGGGTCGTGCCGGACGGGCGGCCCGCCGTGACGGACTTCCGGGTGGTGGCCCGCCGCGCCGGGCACGCATTGATCGAGGCGTACCCGCGTTCGGGGCGGCTGCATCAGATCCGCGCGCACCTCTCGCACCTGGGCCTGCCGATGGTCGGGGACAAGATCTACGGGCGGGACCCCGGGGTGTTCCTGCGCTTCATGGAGGAGGGGCAGACGCCGGAACTGACGGCGCGGCTGGGCCTGGCGAGGCAGGCGCTGCACGCGGCGCGAGTGGCGTTCCCGTGGGCGGGCGCGCAGGTGGCCGCTTCGGTGCCGCTGGCCCCGGACCTGCAGGCGTACTGGGACGCGCTGCCGGAGGGCGTTTAG
- a CDS encoding NADPH-dependent FMN reductase — translation MKFAVLSTSLDPESRSAWLCNLAAAQLRAQGHEVTHLDLRAAPLPPFDNDQGPQGCYAHPQTGVYHRAIREADGVFLGVPVYNWGLGSGVKALVELTGSSDAARGLHGAWFDRPVTFLVSGGLDHGYLSHGAFAFGLMVDFRCVVNPHFVYATSAHWAAPGVPGDWLRERLNRTVDRGVDLSARLMGRDYASVWEL, via the coding sequence GTGAAGTTCGCCGTCCTCTCGACCAGCCTCGACCCGGAGAGCCGCAGCGCGTGGCTGTGCAACCTTGCCGCCGCGCAGCTACGGGCGCAGGGGCACGAGGTCACGCACCTTGACCTGCGCGCTGCGCCCCTGCCGCCCTTCGACAACGACCAGGGGCCGCAGGGCTGCTACGCGCACCCGCAGACCGGGGTGTACCACCGCGCCATCCGCGAGGCGGACGGGGTGTTCCTGGGCGTGCCCGTGTACAACTGGGGCCTGGGGTCCGGCGTGAAGGCGCTGGTGGAACTGACCGGCAGCAGCGACGCCGCGCGCGGCCTGCACGGCGCCTGGTTCGACCGGCCCGTGACGTTCCTGGTGTCCGGCGGGCTGGATCACGGGTACCTGAGTCACGGGGCGTTCGCGTTCGGGCTGATGGTGGATTTCCGCTGTGTGGTGAACCCGCACTTCGTGTACGCGACGTCCGCGCACTGGGCCGCGCCGGGCGTGCCGGGCGACTGGCTGCGCGAGCGACTGAACCGGACGGTGGACCGGGGCGTGGACCTCTCGGCGCGCCTGATGGGCCGGGATTACGCCAGCGTGTGGGAACTGTGA